Below is a genomic region from Paraburkholderia sp. BL23I1N1.
GACATCTGGCTGCTCACCGCCTTCTGCGCACCCCAAGTCGCCCCGAGTGCCGCGACCACGCCCACCGCACCCAGCATACCGATCAATCGCACACGTCGCTTCATCACTATCTCTCCCTACGCCGGATGCCCGGCCTCGCCGCATTCCCGCAAACAGCCAGGTTCCCGCGTCTTCAGCGGCCGGTCGAACGATATATCGCTTCTGTCACGCGTGCTTTTACCGTTGCTCATGAGCAGTGCGCGCCAGGCTGCGGGTACGTCGGCCGGCATCAATTCGTTGATCGCTTCGGATATGCACACGCGGGAAGCAATCGCCCAAATGCCACCGCGCTTCTCGAAGCGGTCGATATAGCGGCCTGCCGCTAGCGTGTCGGGTTTGGCGCGATTCTCACCGAAGAAGAGCCAGTAGGTTTCCGTGTGTGCGACGTCGCCTTGCAGATCGACGCTGTGATTGAAGACCATGTGATGATGGGACAACTGATGCTCCCGGTGGTAGCCAAAGGCCCAGTCGACGAATTCCTCTGGATTACCTAGGAATGCTCCGTGATCGTCGATCCCATCGGGGTGATACGCCGAGAGAGTCAACGTTCGATC
It encodes:
- a CDS encoding nuclear transport factor 2 family protein, yielding MTPELERRLEELLDRQAILDCIHRYCRGVDRMDRTLTLSAYHPDGIDDHGAFLGNPEEFVDWAFGYHREHQLSHHHMVFNHSVDLQGDVAHTETYWLFFGENRAKPDTLAAGRYIDRFEKRGGIWAIASRVCISEAINELMPADVPAAWRALLMSNGKSTRDRSDISFDRPLKTREPGCLRECGEAGHPA